A genomic region of Dactylococcopsis salina PCC 8305 contains the following coding sequences:
- a CDS encoding glycosyltransferase family 39 protein, which produces MGKQSTVLGLLLILFLLYGIFLRGFALDQKVYWHDEVFTALRSAGYIGETVVEEVFTGEIMTPSQLLKYQKVTPEKPFDDTLESLMTHPEHPPIYYVLVRVWQDWFGSSIATIRSLSVVFSYFIFPALYLFCYAVFQSHSVAITSILLLAVSPFHLLYAQEARPYSFWTLTTLLWLWSFWQVVQKKQWQYWLIYGTITVLNFYTSLLSSLVAFTQGVYLVLQEKRLSSRTIRNYFLVMFSSAIAFSPWLLIIINNYSQLRSKTGWTTEDAPYSFLVKIWGLHFSSLLIDLGFSIDHPYSYLIPPLILILIAYGFWFLKQTSTRSRFLFLLCLFIIPSLSLILPDLIFGGQRSVQTRYFIPSLIAAQVTLGYLFSQKLKQRVWQVLLVIILSLGLISCWQISQAEVWWNKGISYSNPQAAKVINQSSDVLVISNAGGNNLGNIISLAYLVKPETRFKLVTEATELNDILAFDTIFLFYPSPDLKKAILDRYPVKIEEIPDVPLLQLSRILAP; this is translated from the coding sequence ATGGGTAAGCAATCTACTGTTTTAGGTCTATTATTGATTTTGTTTTTACTATATGGAATTTTTTTACGTGGGTTTGCTTTAGATCAGAAAGTTTATTGGCATGATGAAGTATTTACGGCTCTTCGCAGTGCTGGTTATATCGGAGAAACGGTTGTTGAAGAAGTCTTTACAGGTGAAATTATGACTCCTTCTCAGTTACTTAAGTATCAAAAAGTAACGCCAGAAAAACCATTCGATGACACTTTAGAATCTTTGATGACTCATCCCGAACATCCGCCAATTTACTACGTTTTAGTGCGAGTTTGGCAAGATTGGTTTGGTAGCTCGATCGCAACGATACGCAGTCTTTCAGTGGTGTTTAGTTATTTCATTTTCCCTGCTTTATACCTGTTTTGTTATGCAGTATTTCAATCTCATTCTGTTGCGATAACCTCTATTTTATTATTAGCAGTTTCTCCCTTTCATTTGCTTTATGCTCAAGAAGCGAGACCTTATAGTTTTTGGACATTAACAACTCTTTTATGGCTGTGGAGTTTTTGGCAAGTTGTTCAGAAAAAACAATGGCAATATTGGTTAATTTATGGCACAATAACGGTGCTTAATTTTTACACTAGCTTATTATCTTCTTTAGTAGCTTTCACTCAAGGGGTTTATTTAGTCTTACAGGAGAAACGGCTTTCTAGTCGCACGATTCGCAATTATTTTTTAGTGATGTTCAGCAGCGCGATCGCGTTTTCTCCCTGGTTGCTGATTATTATTAATAATTATTCTCAGTTGCGATCGAAAACTGGTTGGACAACAGAAGACGCACCCTATTCTTTTTTAGTGAAAATCTGGGGACTACATTTTAGTAGTTTATTAATTGATTTGGGTTTCAGTATTGATCACCCCTACAGTTATCTTATCCCACCGTTAATTTTGATTTTAATTGCTTACGGCTTTTGGTTTTTAAAACAGACCAGCACTCGATCGCGCTTTTTATTTTTGCTATGCTTATTCATCATCCCCAGTTTATCCTTGATATTACCAGACTTAATTTTCGGGGGACAAAGATCAGTTCAGACTCGCTACTTTATACCGAGTTTAATTGCAGCACAAGTAACCCTTGGGTATTTATTCAGCCAGAAATTAAAACAGAGAGTTTGGCAAGTTTTACTCGTTATTATTTTAAGCCTCGGATTGATTTCCTGTTGGCAGATTTCCCAAGCAGAAGTTTGGTGGAATAAAGGAATAAGTTACAGTAACCCACAAGCGGCAAAAGTGATTAATCAGAGTTCAGACGTTTTAGTGATTAGTAATGCTGGCGGAAACAACTTAGGAAATATTATATCCCTTGCGTATCTCGTTAAACCAGAAACCAGATTTAAGTTAGTAACTGAAGCCACAGAATTAAACGATATTTTAGCCTTTGATACTATCTTTCTATTTTATCCTTCCCCTGATCTTAAAAAAGCGATTCTCGATCGATATCCTGTAAAAATTGAGGAAATTCCAGACGTTCCCCTTTTACAATTATCGCGTATCCTTGCCCCGTAA
- a CDS encoding choice-of-anchor I family protein: MANLNEIVISTPSADFEFVEIIGDAGEDISNLSLLEITNTGAIDDVISFAEQSLGDDGFFLASSPAAEAQYGVTGDLQIADNTFTNSTSTYLLVENFTGASGDDLDTEDDGTLDDPTPWSAIVDQIAFIENDGETTYGTPAFGPTEDGFLPVGAFRDENGDFQTYVFDTVGDEATPEGEPLQATTVSIMEIQGEGHTSPLEGQLVSTTGVVTAVDSNGFYFQDPTGDDNVATSDALFVFTGGEPTVSVGNSITVEGTVSEFFPGGEGTGNLSTTQLSGATVTVDEPSVDLPSATIIGEGGRIPPSENIDDDAFAEFNPTEAGIDFFESLEGMLVTAQEALAVAPTNRFGEIFTVTDNGANATVISDRGTLNISPDDFNPEKVQINSRSGILPDFDFPDVNVGASLGDVTGVIGYSFGNFEVYPTEPFAVTESTLEAETTNITSGEERLTFASYNVLNLDPVVEDVNSIDPTEDDPEGEIDDDLGNGRFTAISEQIVNNLNAPDIIALQEIQDNDGAELTDVGDADVTLQTLVDSIAEAGGPTYEFIDTPGIVPAFIDEDGDLVRPTGGQPGGNIRNAFLYNSDRVDLVEESVQPLTDPQDQATNPDNPFFGGRIPLAATFEFSGEEITLVNNHLSSKGGSSPILGVEQPFEERQEEVEVNGSLDERTVQANAVNDFINNILTDDPNANVVALGDFNEFEFVSPVETILGENLTNLTDTIGENERYSFIFQGNSQSLDHILVSNNLAAQSEFDIAHTNAEFAEPASDHEPLLASVNLTSNTENMAINLNPIGTFTTGVFDEGAAEIVAYDAGTERLFVINSNAVTVDILDVSDPTNPTLVSQIDATEFGDGANSLAVQDGVVAVAIEADTVDGNGQVVFFDTDGNVQNSVEVGILPDMVTFSPDGTKVLVANEGQPNEEYTVDPEGSVSIIDISGGVENLTQENVTNAGFTAFNDQQVALENRGLRIFGPNATVAQDVEPEYITVNADSTTAYVSLQENNAFAVVDLESAEVLDILPLGFKDHSKGLPTLEEFDLNDDIASQFLQTPDGTSEIPLGGLSGLFFEGEADNGNFQFITHPDRGPDLGSRDTDGDGENDVRTFELPDFQPSLYRFELNPENGDITFTETIGLTRADGTPLTGLPNLAGDDSGRQGENADGELLDFDPFGADMEGVVVAEDGTFWTVDEYRPSIYHFEADGTLIDRYVPTGTDPDTTDDVTFGSETLPEAYLSARDNRGFEAIAQDPESGTVYAFIQTPLGNDGTGEFNRDVSDNSQVIRILGINPTDGTPVEEYVYLLEKPAFSEGNIDKIGAATYTGEGKFTVIERDSGTESTSNKVVYEINLSGATNLLAEDAPSLDGTTLEQLSGDELAEAGIRAVSKTEVTNLPSLGFLPSDKPEGIAQLPDGSLAVINDNDFEPENKDTSLGIISFDQSNELDASDEDGINFQNIPSFGMLQPDSIDSFEANGQTFILTANEGDARDYAGFSEEVNLDDLFADGTPITATLSGDQQVPAVTTDASGTATMRLNEAGDALDYEVTVTGLDFGGFGDIETQTDDTGDDVVGMHIHNAARGENGGVVFGVISPAQDDDDRAFTLNDDGSVTITGTWDSDDADGSLSNFVEDINSADFEQDLDLYWNIHTEEFGSGEIRGQLVRGEQEDFLDLNDDNEPDTSTTELASGETIADLLAEDRLGELDFTSVTGDIDGDGLIEQLHNYGGRSFSIFDEFGNLVFDSGDQFEKIIAQQIEDGILPQEAFNNDNDENDFDSRSDAKGPEPEAITVGEVDGTPYAFIGLERVGGIMVYNVSNPTEPEFVQYINNRDFSVQFDTDAEGDPSPTQEQLAQAGDLGPEGFKFIPAEESPNGEPLLAVGNEVSGTTTVYSVAEMVEEPEVPEATNELELSVAGTFTTGIFDEGAAEIVAYDAGTEQLFVINSDATTVDILDVSDPTNPSRVSQIDATQFGDGANSVAVQDGVVAVAIEGEAVDERGQVVFLDTDGNELASVQAGFLPDFVTFTPDGSKVLVANEGEPNEAYTVDPEGSVSIIDISGEVENLTQDNVTEAGFTEFNDQQAELEDNGVRIFGPEASVAEDLEPESVAVSPDSSTAYVALQENNALAVVDLENSEVTDIFALGFKDHSLPENALDASNDDGLNIQTIPSFGMLQPDAIDVFEVDGENFIITPNEGDGRDYDGFSEEANLDDLLADGLLDLNDDNEPDTSTTELASGETIEELLADDRLGKLDFTSATGDNDDDGLIEQLHNFGGRSFSIFNESGELVFDSGDDFERITAELIPDNFNSNNDENDSFDSRSDNKGPEPEAVVTGEVNGDLFAFIGLERVGGIMVYNINNPSEPEFVQYLNNRDFEVEAQLEDGSTNPDVEDLGPEGLEFIPAEDSPSGEPLLAVGNEVSGTTTVYNVDLPQEEGFTLELLHAADQEGGIAAVSDAPRFSAVLNALRDEDLGADGEADNTLTLSSGDAFIPGVFYQGSEGAFGSPGIGDIQIQNELGFQAIAFGNHEFDFGTEVLANLIDGSAEGEILGSDFTGANFPYLSTNLNFSGDENLAPLEVEGGQAPQPNSVTSSTVIDVNGEEIGVVGATTPTLASISSPDGVTASPSPFDSSPTSDQLDALAAEIQTEVDALLDANQDMNKVVLLAHMQQISIEQELAQRLENVDIIVGGGSNTRLFDENDRVRDGDSDQGDYPQFFTNAGGTQTALVNTDGSYKYVGRLVLDFDSEGNIIPDSYDADVSGAFATDAQGVADLNAEDLVDPEVQEIADAIEQEIIAAESNVFGLSDVFLNGNRSGGPLDGVRTQETNLGNLTADANLAAAQEADEEVVLSLKNGGGIRASIGELIVPPGGSEAVRNPNQELVDSEGNLIKPEGGISEVDIDNALSFNNDLALLTLTKEEIVDLLEHGVSAIPEVDGQFPQIGGAEFSFDPELPAGDRIVEASIVDDDGNTVAELVSEGEIAGDATETFRVVTLGFLARPRFDAEGNFTGGGDGYPFPNLNTDPREGEFEDPNVTAQLGDPDVIDRVDFTILSEEGTRTGAAQFKDDGTEQDALAEYLAANFPADDDPNTPVFSQEDTPATEDTRIVNLALDDEPTELASDFNGDDIVNLDDLGIFAAAFGATEEDDDFNASADLTGDGLVNLDDLGIFASEFGLTLG; the protein is encoded by the coding sequence ATGGCGAATCTCAATGAGATTGTGATTAGCACGCCAAGTGCAGACTTTGAGTTTGTAGAGATTATCGGTGATGCAGGAGAAGATATTTCTAACCTGTCATTGTTGGAAATAACAAACACAGGTGCAATTGATGATGTAATTTCTTTTGCAGAACAAAGTTTGGGTGATGACGGGTTTTTTCTCGCATCTAGCCCAGCAGCAGAAGCACAGTATGGTGTGACAGGCGACCTGCAAATTGCGGACAATACCTTTACGAATAGCACTAGCACTTATTTATTAGTCGAAAACTTTACAGGTGCATCTGGAGACGATTTAGACACCGAGGATGATGGAACATTAGATGATCCTACGCCTTGGAGCGCGATCGTGGATCAGATTGCATTTATAGAAAATGATGGGGAAACCACCTACGGAACTCCTGCTTTTGGGCCAACAGAAGATGGCTTTCTGCCAGTGGGTGCATTTCGTGACGAAAATGGAGACTTCCAAACCTATGTGTTTGACACGGTAGGAGACGAAGCCACTCCCGAAGGTGAACCCCTACAAGCAACCACAGTCTCCATTATGGAGATTCAAGGAGAAGGTCACACTTCCCCCTTAGAAGGTCAGTTAGTCAGTACCACCGGAGTTGTCACTGCGGTTGATAGCAATGGCTTCTATTTCCAAGACCCCACAGGAGATGATAATGTTGCCACCTCTGACGCGCTGTTTGTCTTCACAGGAGGTGAACCCACTGTTTCCGTTGGTAACAGCATTACCGTTGAAGGAACAGTCAGCGAGTTTTTCCCAGGAGGAGAAGGAACTGGAAACCTCTCTACGACTCAACTTTCAGGGGCAACCGTAACGGTTGATGAACCCTCAGTTGATCTTCCGAGTGCAACAATTATCGGTGAAGGTGGACGCATTCCCCCAAGTGAAAATATTGATGATGATGCGTTTGCTGAATTTAATCCCACAGAAGCGGGAATTGATTTCTTTGAGTCTTTAGAAGGAATGCTCGTGACAGCACAAGAAGCGCTTGCTGTCGCGCCGACTAATCGTTTTGGGGAAATCTTTACAGTCACTGATAACGGTGCAAATGCGACAGTAATCAGCGATCGCGGCACCTTAAACATTAGTCCCGACGACTTTAACCCCGAAAAAGTCCAAATTAATTCTAGAAGCGGGATTCTGCCCGATTTTGACTTTCCAGACGTTAACGTTGGTGCTTCTTTAGGAGATGTCACTGGTGTTATCGGTTATAGCTTTGGCAACTTTGAAGTGTATCCCACTGAGCCTTTTGCAGTTACTGAGTCCACATTAGAAGCAGAAACCACTAATATCACCAGTGGGGAAGAGCGACTCACTTTTGCCAGTTACAATGTCCTGAACCTCGATCCAGTGGTGGAAGATGTTAATTCGATCGATCCCACTGAAGATGATCCAGAAGGGGAGATTGATGATGATCTCGGAAACGGTCGCTTTACCGCCATTTCTGAACAAATCGTCAATAACTTAAATGCCCCTGATATCATTGCCTTACAGGAAATTCAAGACAATGACGGGGCGGAACTAACTGATGTAGGAGATGCCGATGTCACCTTACAAACCTTAGTGGATTCGATCGCGGAAGCAGGTGGCCCCACCTACGAATTTATCGACACCCCTGGCATTGTTCCCGCCTTTATTGATGAAGACGGTGATCTGGTTCGTCCTACAGGCGGGCAACCGGGCGGAAATATTCGTAACGCCTTCTTATACAACAGCGATCGCGTTGATTTAGTAGAAGAGTCAGTACAACCTTTAACTGATCCGCAAGATCAAGCCACCAACCCTGATAATCCCTTCTTTGGGGGACGGATTCCTCTTGCAGCCACCTTTGAATTTAGCGGCGAGGAAATCACCCTCGTTAACAACCATCTCTCCTCAAAAGGCGGCAGTTCACCGATTTTAGGCGTAGAACAACCTTTTGAAGAACGCCAAGAAGAGGTGGAAGTTAACGGTTCTCTCGATGAACGTACTGTTCAAGCCAACGCAGTCAATGACTTTATTAACAACATTCTTACCGACGATCCCAACGCTAACGTTGTCGCTCTCGGTGACTTCAACGAATTTGAGTTTGTTTCCCCAGTGGAAACCATCCTTGGCGAAAATCTAACCAACCTTACCGACACCATTGGTGAAAATGAGCGTTACAGCTTCATTTTTCAAGGTAACTCTCAATCTTTGGATCATATTCTCGTTAGTAATAATTTGGCAGCACAATCAGAGTTTGACATTGCTCATACTAATGCCGAGTTTGCCGAACCAGCTAGCGACCATGAACCACTTTTAGCCAGTGTAAACCTTACGAGCAATACTGAAAATATGGCAATTAATCTCAATCCGATCGGAACATTTACAACGGGTGTTTTTGATGAAGGAGCAGCGGAAATTGTTGCTTACGATGCGGGAACCGAACGCTTATTCGTAATCAATTCGAATGCGGTAACTGTTGACATCCTTGATGTTAGCGACCCCACCAACCCAACTTTAGTTAGTCAAATTGATGCCACTGAGTTTGGCGATGGTGCAAACAGTCTCGCTGTTCAAGATGGCGTTGTTGCTGTTGCCATTGAAGCTGATACAGTGGATGGGAATGGTCAAGTGGTCTTCTTTGATACCGATGGCAATGTCCAAAACAGTGTCGAAGTTGGTATCTTACCAGATATGGTGACGTTTAGCCCTGATGGCACTAAAGTTTTAGTGGCAAACGAAGGTCAACCCAATGAGGAATATACCGTTGATCCAGAAGGTTCAGTAAGCATCATCGACATTTCGGGTGGCGTGGAAAACCTCACTCAAGAGAATGTCACCAATGCTGGCTTTACCGCCTTCAACGATCAGCAAGTAGCTCTGGAAAATCGTGGCTTACGCATCTTTGGCCCCAATGCAACGGTTGCTCAAGACGTAGAACCCGAATATATCACGGTTAATGCTGACAGTACCACTGCTTATGTTTCTCTCCAAGAAAACAATGCCTTTGCAGTTGTTGATCTCGAAAGTGCGGAAGTTTTAGATATTCTTCCCCTCGGTTTCAAAGACCACAGCAAAGGTTTACCCACCCTAGAAGAGTTCGACTTGAACGATGATATCGCGTCTCAGTTCTTACAAACTCCTGATGGTACTTCTGAGATTCCTCTCGGTGGACTCTCTGGTTTATTCTTTGAAGGCGAAGCAGACAACGGTAACTTCCAATTTATCACCCACCCCGATCGCGGCCCCGATTTAGGTAGCCGTGACACAGACGGAGACGGTGAAAATGATGTTCGTACCTTTGAACTGCCAGACTTCCAACCCAGTCTCTATCGCTTTGAACTCAACCCAGAAAACGGAGACATTACCTTTACTGAAACCATTGGCTTAACTCGCGCTGATGGCACTCCTCTGACTGGCTTACCTAACTTAGCGGGAGATGATAGTGGTCGTCAAGGGGAAAATGCTGACGGCGAACTGCTCGACTTTGATCCCTTTGGTGCTGATATGGAAGGCGTGGTTGTTGCTGAAGATGGCACATTCTGGACAGTGGATGAATATCGTCCTTCTATCTATCACTTTGAAGCAGATGGCACGTTGATCGATCGATATGTTCCCACAGGAACCGATCCTGATACCACCGATGACGTAACCTTTGGCAGTGAAACCCTCCCTGAAGCCTACCTTAGCGCACGGGATAATCGCGGATTTGAAGCGATCGCGCAAGACCCCGAAAGCGGTACGGTTTACGCCTTCATTCAAACCCCACTTGGTAACGATGGCACAGGAGAATTTAACCGCGACGTTTCTGATAACTCCCAAGTCATCCGTATTTTAGGCATTAATCCCACAGACGGCACCCCCGTTGAAGAATACGTCTATCTCCTCGAAAAACCAGCATTCAGCGAAGGTAACATCGACAAAATCGGGGCAGCCACCTACACAGGTGAAGGTAAATTCACTGTCATTGAGCGTGACTCTGGCACAGAATCCACCAGTAACAAAGTTGTTTATGAAATCAACCTTTCTGGTGCAACCAACCTTTTAGCCGAAGATGCTCCCAGTCTCGACGGAACAACCTTAGAGCAACTCAGTGGTGATGAATTAGCAGAAGCTGGCATTCGCGCCGTCAGTAAAACCGAAGTCACCAACCTACCCTCTTTAGGTTTCCTACCCAGCGACAAACCCGAAGGAATTGCTCAACTTCCCGATGGTTCGCTTGCTGTCATCAACGACAACGACTTTGAACCCGAAAACAAAGACACCAGCCTCGGTATTATCTCCTTCGATCAGAGTAACGAACTGGATGCCAGTGATGAAGACGGCATTAACTTCCAGAATATCCCCTCTTTTGGAATGTTACAGCCAGACTCCATTGATAGCTTTGAAGCCAATGGACAAACCTTTATTCTCACCGCCAACGAAGGGGATGCACGGGACTATGCTGGCTTCAGCGAAGAAGTTAACCTTGATGACTTATTTGCCGATGGTACGCCCATCACAGCAACCTTAAGCGGTGATCAACAAGTGCCAGCCGTCACGACTGATGCAAGCGGAACCGCTACCATGCGTCTCAATGAAGCAGGAGATGCTCTTGATTACGAAGTTACTGTTACAGGTTTAGACTTTGGCGGTTTTGGTGACATTGAAACCCAAACCGATGACACAGGCGATGATGTAGTGGGAATGCACATCCATAATGCCGCACGCGGTGAAAATGGCGGCGTGGTCTTTGGTGTGATCAGTCCTGCTCAAGATGATGACGATCGCGCGTTCACCCTCAATGACGATGGTTCTGTCACTATCACAGGGACTTGGGACAGTGACGATGCTGATGGCAGTCTCAGCAACTTTGTCGAAGACATTAACAGCGCTGACTTTGAACAAGACCTCGATCTTTATTGGAATATCCATACCGAGGAATTTGGCTCTGGGGAAATTCGCGGTCAGTTAGTACGAGGAGAACAAGAAGACTTCCTCGACCTCAACGATGATAACGAACCAGATACATCTACCACTGAACTCGCCTCTGGAGAAACCATTGCTGATCTTCTAGCGGAAGACCGTTTAGGAGAACTAGACTTTACCAGCGTCACTGGTGACATTGATGGCGATGGCTTAATCGAGCAACTCCATAACTACGGCGGTCGTTCCTTCTCTATCTTTGATGAGTTCGGTAACTTAGTCTTTGATAGCGGTGATCAATTTGAAAAAATTATCGCTCAACAAATTGAAGATGGTATTCTACCGCAAGAAGCGTTCAATAACGACAACGACGAAAACGACTTCGACTCTCGCAGCGATGCCAAAGGCCCCGAACCCGAAGCGATTACAGTGGGTGAAGTTGACGGCACGCCTTACGCCTTCATTGGTTTAGAGCGCGTTGGCGGAATCATGGTCTATAACGTCTCTAATCCCACTGAGCCTGAGTTTGTTCAATATATCAACAACCGCGACTTCTCCGTTCAATTTGATACGGATGCAGAAGGCGATCCCAGTCCCACGCAAGAGCAACTCGCTCAAGCAGGTGACTTAGGACCCGAAGGCTTCAAGTTCATTCCTGCTGAAGAAAGTCCCAATGGTGAGCCTTTATTAGCTGTGGGTAACGAAGTCAGTGGCACAACCACAGTTTACAGCGTTGCTGAGATGGTGGAAGAACCAGAAGTTCCTGAAGCAACCAACGAATTAGAACTGTCTGTAGCAGGTACATTTACAACTGGTATCTTTGATGAAGGAGCAGCGGAAATCGTTGCTTACGATGCGGGAACGGAACAATTATTTGTTATCAACTCTGATGCCACCACAGTTGATATCCTTGATGTCAGTGATCCCACCAACCCCAGTCGTGTTTCTCAAATTGATGCCACTCAGTTTGGTGATGGTGCAAACAGTGTCGCTGTTCAAGATGGCGTTGTTGCTGTCGCCATTGAAGGAGAAGCCGTTGACGAACGAGGACAAGTGGTTTTCTTAGACACTGATGGCAACGAGCTTGCCAGTGTCCAAGCCGGTTTCCTTCCTGATTTTGTCACCTTTACCCCTGATGGCTCGAAAGTCTTAGTGGCAAACGAAGGCGAACCCAACGAAGCATATACCGTTGACCCCGAAGGCTCTGTGAGCATCATTGACATTTCTGGCGAGGTAGAAAACCTCACTCAAGACAATGTCACCGAAGCTGGATTCACCGAGTTTAATGACCAACAAGCAGAACTCGAAGACAACGGCGTTCGCATCTTTGGCCCTGAAGCCAGCGTTGCTGAGGACTTAGAACCCGAATCCGTAGCCGTTAGCCCTGATAGCAGCACCGCTTACGTTGCTCTACAGGAAAATAACGCCCTAGCAGTGGTTGACCTTGAAAACAGTGAAGTCACCGATATTTTTGCTCTCGGTTTCAAAGACCACAGCCTGCCTGAAAACGCTCTCGATGCCAGCAATGACGATGGTCTGAATATCCAAACCATTCCTTCTTTCGGAATGCTTCAACCCGATGCCATTGATGTGTTTGAAGTGGATGGGGAAAACTTCATCATTACTCCCAACGAAGGAGATGGTCGTGATTATGATGGCTTCAGCGAAGAAGCGAATCTTGATGACTTACTGGCAGACGGGTTGCTTGACCTTAATGATGATAATGAGCCAGATACTTCCACTACTGAACTTGCTTCAGGAGAAACCATCGAAGAACTGCTTGCTGATGACCGACTCGGCAAACTCGACTTCACCAGTGCCACTGGTGACAATGATGATGATGGCTTAATTGAGCAACTGCATAACTTTGGCGGTCGTTCCTTCTCCATCTTTAATGAATCTGGCGAACTCGTTTTTGATAGCGGAGATGACTTTGAGCGCATTACTGCCGAGTTAATTCCAGATAATTTCAACTCTAATAATGACGAAAATGATTCCTTTGATTCTCGTAGCGATAACAAAGGACCCGAACCAGAAGCGGTTGTTACTGGCGAAGTCAATGGTGATCTGTTTGCGTTTATTGGCTTAGAACGGGTTGGCGGTATTATGGTGTATAACATCAATAATCCCAGCGAACCTGAGTTTGTCCAATATCTCAACAATCGTGACTTTGAGGTAGAAGCTCAACTCGAAGATGGTAGCACGAATCCTGATGTGGAGGATTTGGGACCCGAAGGATTAGAATTTATTCCTGCTGAAGATAGCCCCAGTGGTGAGCCTTTATTAGCTGTGGGTAACGAAGTCAGTGGCACAACCACAGTTTACAATGTTGATCTTCCTCAAGAAGAAGGATTTACCTTAGAACTATTGCACGCCGCCGACCAAGAAGGCGGTATTGCGGCGGTTAGCGATGCGCCACGCTTCTCGGCGGTGCTGAATGCTTTACGGGATGAAGATTTAGGGGCTGATGGTGAAGCAGACAATACCCTTACTCTTTCTTCTGGTGATGCTTTCATTCCAGGGGTGTTCTATCAAGGTTCAGAAGGCGCATTTGGTAGCCCTGGCATTGGTGATATTCAGATTCAAAATGAGTTAGGCTTCCAGGCGATCGCGTTCGGTAATCATGAGTTTGACTTTGGTACAGAAGTCTTAGCGAATCTGATTGATGGTTCTGCTGAAGGAGAGATTCTTGGTTCTGACTTTACGGGTGCTAATTTCCCTTACCTTTCTACCAACCTTAACTTCTCTGGTGATGAAAACCTCGCCCCTCTGGAAGTGGAAGGCGGTCAAGCCCCCCAACCGAACTCGGTTACTTCTTCGACGGTCATCGATGTGAACGGTGAAGAAATTGGCGTTGTTGGCGCAACCACTCCCACCTTAGCCAGCATCTCCTCCCCTGACGGTGTTACGGCTTCTCCCAGTCCCTTCGATAGTTCTCCCACGAGCGACCAATTGGATGCTTTAGCAGCAGAAATTCAAACCGAAGTGGATGCGCTGTTGGATGCGAATCAAGATATGAACAAGGTGGTCTTGTTAGCGCATATGCAGCAAATCAGTATTGAGCAAGAACTGGCTCAACGCTTAGAAAATGTTGACATTATCGTCGGTGGTGGTTCTAATACCCGCCTCTTTGACGAAAACGATCGAGTCCGTGATGGTGACAGTGACCAAGGCGACTATCCCCAATTCTTTACCAATGCGGGCGGCACACAAACGGCTTTAGTTAACACTGATGGCAGTTACAAATATGTCGGTCGTTTAGTCCTCGACTTTGATAGCGAAGGGAACATCATTCCAGACAGCTACGATGCAGACGTTTCCGGTGCGTTTGCAACGGATGCTCAAGGTGTGGCTGATCTCAATGCTGAGGATTTAGTTGATCCAGAAGTCCAAGAAATCGCCGACGCGATCGAGCAAGAAATCATTGCCGCCGAGTCCAATGTGTTTGGTCTCTCTGATGTCTTCCTCAATGGCAATCGCTCTGGCGGTCCCTTAGACGGGGTTCGCACCCAAGAAACCAACCTCGGTAACTTGACTGCGGATGCAAACTTAGCAGCAGCGCAGGAAGCCGATGAAGAGGTGGTTCTTTCCTTGAAAAACGGTGGCGGTATTCGCGCTTCCATTGGCGAACTTATCGTTCCTCCTGGCGGCTCGGAAGCAGTACGCAACCCGAACCAAGAACTGGTTGACAGCGAAGGCAATCTCATTAAACCCGAAGGTGGCATCAGCGAAGTTGACATTGATAATGCCTTATCCTTCAACAATGATCTAGCACTGCTGACTCTCACTAAAGAGGAAATTGTTGATCTCCTTGAACACGGAGTTAGTGCAATTCCTGAAGTTGACGGTCAGTTCCCGCAAATTGGTGGGGCTGAGTTCTCCTTCGACCCAGAATTACCAGCCGGCGATCGCATTGTCGAAGCAAGCATTGTGGATGATGATGGCAACACAGTTGCTGAGTTAGTTTCCGAGGGCGAAATTGCTGGCGATGCAACCGAAACCTTCCGCGTTGTCACTCTCGGTTTCCTTGCTCGTCCTCGTTTTGACGCTGAAGGTAACTTCACAGGTGGCGGTGACGGCTATCCCTTCCCTAACCTCAATACTGATCCACGAGAAGGGGAATTTGAAGACCCCAATGTTACTGCCCAACTCGGTGATCCAGACGTGATCGATCGCGTTGACTTCACTATCTTAAGTGAAGAAGGAACCCGAACCGGTGCAGCGCAGTTTAAGGATGATGGCACAGAACAAGATGCTCTTGCAGAATACTTAGCCGCCAACTTCCCCGCCGATGACGATCCCAATACTCCTGTCTTCTCTCAAGAAGATACTCCAGCTACGGAAGATACGCGCATTGTTAACCTTGCCTTAGACGATGAACCTACAGAATTAGCTTCTGACTTTAACGGCGATGATATCGTTAACTTGGATGACCTTGGCATCTTTGCTGCTGCCTTTGGTGCAACCGAGGAAGATGATGACTTCAATGCCAGTGCTGATTTAACTGGCGATGGATTAGTCAACCTTGACGATCTTGGCATCTTTGCCTCTGAGTTTGGTTTAACTCTCGGTTAA